In Bacilli bacterium, the genomic window AGCAGTATGGCTTTTCCCCTGACGGCGGCCCAAGCGGCGGTTTGGGTTTCCAAGGTTTTGCGGACTTCGAATAATTCGCTCACTTTGTCGGATTGCATAAACAAGAGCGAGGCCAGGTTGTCTATCCGCTCGATATATTGGGCAACAAACACGCCGTTGCCATGCTGGATGTTTAGATAGCCCATCGCGGAAAGCAGTTTCAGCGCTTCCCGGATCGTCGGGCGACTGACTTTCATCATCTCGGCGAGTTCGCGCTCGGGAGGCAATTTATCGCCGGGCTGCAATTTGCCGGTGTCAATCAGTTCGCGGATATGTTCCACGACTTTATTGTAAAATGTTTTTTTGTTTTCGTTGATAGGTGTAAACATCGTCATCGTATTCCAACTTTCCGAAACAACTTTGTTTCAGCAACCAGATACTGATTTCATTTTCACGGACATTTGGGGTATTGTCAATGCTTGCATGAAGCGTTATACTAAAGACGAAATTGGTAATACCACTTACCAATAATAAAAATACAAACATGCATGAAAGCAAAGGGGTGAAAAAAATGCACAAGTTTCTTATTCACAAAAAAGGCGATCACGTAGGTGTGGCCACCGCAAACATTGAGGCGGGCGAGAAAGTTATCGGAGTATTTATGGACGACGACACTACAATTGAAGTGACTGCAAAAAGTGCTGTACCGCTGTCGCATAAAATCGCGATCGCGGCATTGGATAAAAATGCGCATGTTTTGGAGTACGGTTTGCCAATCGGTTTTGCGCCAGAAGGCATTCAGGTTGGCGACTATGTACACACGCATAATTTGAAAACTTT contains:
- a CDS encoding UxaA family hydrolase, which produces MHKFLIHKKGDHVGVATANIEAGEKVIGVFMDDDTTIEVTAKSAVPLSHKIAIAALDKNAHVLEYGLPIGFAPEGIQVGDYVHTHNLKTLRW